The Elaeis guineensis isolate ETL-2024a chromosome 14, EG11, whole genome shotgun sequence genomic sequence ACTAGCAAGCTGGCACATGCAATTTACGTATGATGAAATTAATGATAATCAAAATAAGGtgctattagattagattatttaatacagatatttttttatgttttgATTGAAATGAATGTCCACACAGTAACAGAAAACAGTAAACTGAACTTTAaacaaatatataaattatttcttCCCCCCTTCTCTCCCACCCACTCTCAAGCAGGGCGTTAGAGGTCTGAGTCTTGAGTAGTGTTATCTCGCAAAATTTCGACCAGAGTTTAATTTCCTCCAAGGATTTCCTGGGTGCAAATCCTGTCTTCTAAAATGATAAGACAGCCTTGGAAAAAGGTCCAAAGCATGTCTTTTGTTAATTTTCATGGTTTGATCGCACTGGACTTCATGGGTACACTCTTTCCAACAGCAAACTGATTTTGGTGAAGAAATTGGTTTTGATTGCATTCTTCTGCCGTCATAATGGAATTCCTTAATGGCTGACAAATTCCAAAATTTTTGAATGCAATTCTTGGAACTAATACGATACACCAGGGGTATTGGATGATACAGCAATTTCCATCTGTTTATTAAAGCAACTTTTAGTGATCACAATAGGTTGCGATccaaaatattttcaactttgaAAAGCTTGATAGAAGGATACCTGCTGTACATTGTCTTATTGATCCATTAGACTCTGGATGTGTTCAGCACCTTCCCCTACAGCCTCAGACCAACTCCTCCTGGCTTTTTAACCAAGGAATGATAGATCCCAGTAAATTGCTGCTCTTCATGTCAAGACTCTGGCTGCTGACCAGATAGACCTGTATAAATCCAACAAAACTGGGGCTTGGATAGAGTTAACAATTTCTCTTTTTCAATGTCATCAGGGACATTATGCTGTAGGTCATGGACTGAAACTGGAACTGTGGGTAATTTTTATTTCATGCTTGGATGGAGAAGGAAATTCTGCAAAGTCAAAAATGTGAGTTGTGGATTAAATTAAAAGAACAAGATGAAATTATTAATTTTCCATTATCATATTTATCCCCATGCGGTAAATCTAAATCAAAGTTTCTCTCTCTGTGACACACGTGCGCGTGCGCACACATGCAGAGACACCCACATGCGCGCTTGCATGCACATACTCTGCATTAATCTTCACTTTTGGCGGCATAGATCTTTTGCCATAATGTGGAATATGTTGCTTACATTTTCTCGAGTAGATTGGGGTGGGGGGAGACCCCCTCCCTCTCCTGACAAACACACAAATGTTTACAATTTATATGGGAAGGCTCTCATACCTTCTCTTTTTGATTTTAAATGCTTAGTGCAATATCATATACTTAATGAAATTAGGGTGGATCAGCTCTCCTTTTCcttcaaaaattaagaaaaaaatgaagaagaagagacAGTTACAGGTTACAGATCCGAACAGGACAATAAACACAACCTACAGCAACCGTTTCGTACCAGACGAGTTTGCAAGCTCATCACAAGGCTGTCATGTTGCTTACATCTACAGACAAATTTGGTATGGTGTGAGACTTTGCTAGTCGTAATCAAATTGCAAGACCGAAAAAAGAAAAGCGTTTTCTAGACTGACCTCCTAAAGATTCAGGGAAGCAACTTCTTTTTGTGAGGAAAAACAGATCACGGAGAACAGCTTCAAGCTTTGGTCCATCTCTGAATCGGTATGGTTAACTCACAACGACAATTAGAGTGCATGATACTGTTGTTGTAGAGATATGGCATTTCTTAGCATTCAAAATGCAACTTTAATTTTGTCGAGTGCTGAACTTAAAGTGTTAATTTTTATATAGCACAACATTAAATTGCCTCGGCTCCAAACTCTGAGAACAACAAATGATAAGTAGCACTTCATTCGCACGATAATAGCTTGTCCATTGGGTTGATGCCCTGTACCTCAAGCAAAAGCAAGCAGAGGAAAATCTCTCATCCCAACTGGTTGATAATGGAGCTTCCAAATATTTGAAGGATACAAAGAGAACTTGCACTCTTCTTTACTTTAACGACAGTCCTCCGACGTCCAGCATATCCTACAGAGTCTGTGCATGCAACAAGAAGTTTGTTCTTCACTTCTAAATCTCTTGGACTACTTGGTCTCTGCTTCTAGTATCAGCCATCATTTTCTGCCACTGATAAATTAATCAGGAATGGGGTAAACAAATTAACAGTTGGTGGCCCAACCGATTAACCTCTGCAAGTACTGCAAAATTCCTTACTTCAGTCATTGCACAAATCAATTGCACGACCAATCttcccaaaactttcctctccaGAGGTCAAACAACCTATAAATTCATAGATTTAGAAGCATCAGACAATGCCAACATGATGTTCGGCAGTCTTTCATTAAGAATTTGAGAAAAAGCAAATGGGAGGTGGGCATCCTTTTAGAAAAGTAGGCCTCACTCGATCAATAGGACCTCAGCAAGAAGGCATGCAAGACCAACAAAGCAAGCCAAAGGCAAAACCTTGCCATGTATCATCCAGGAACAACCATATAACTTCTGCCAGAGCAAATGAGACGTTGGCTTCCATGTtgttgggcacttcagctttcTACATTTCAGCACTTTAATTCAATGAATACCACAAGTGTTATGATCAGCAAAGAACAGGGAATTTAATATACTATGTTCAACTTTTCTGGCTTTTCACAAAATGTTCAGAAGATAAAAAAGGACATAACTTCAGAAAGGTGCAGCTCTCTCCAGGCTTCCCACCGGAGCTGTAACTTGGAAGGGAACCTTTAAGACCAAAGCGTTGCAACAGACCAATAGTGCAGTAAAAGGTTCCAAGCGGAGGAACCTTGTCAAATAGATGAATGAAGTAATAGAATAGAATTAATGCCAGAACAGTAGAGAAGAATTTCATACCGAGATGCTGGTATGGAGAAGGCCCATATCAGTAGCTCCATTTTAGCATATTAGAAGCTTCACCCTTGAATggaatccatcaaaaagaggACCTAAGATGAGACCTGATCCATATAAAAAGATGGAAGAGGGGCCAGGGGTCTTTATggcctttcttcctcggactgcACAGGACCTTGAGGAGAGAGCAGTAGGACTTGAAATAGTGAAGGGAATTGAGTGGGTAAGGAGCAGGGGAGGCCAAAGCTCAGGCATCTCAGGACATTGAGAAAGGCTGCATGAGGTGGCCCAAATTCCTTGGCTTCATTCAGAAGTGCCACAAGATCCTTTATGGACATGGCAGAAGCCTTGAGTTGCTTGTTTCTCTATATTGGTTTTTAAGGTATGGTCATGACAAGATACAAGCCCCTCTCCCAAGCCAACATATATCACTCCCTAATCCTCACCCCACCCCTTCTTCAAAATCCCAGCAGACCCACAAAAGACCACCTGCCAGCCCCACCAGATATTACAGCAGCACCGCCCCCATCCTGTCCAAACTAGAGGCTTGCCCAAACCTATACCAGTTTAGCCAAATCCACGCCCATGTCATCACCTCCGGCCTGTTCCACAATGTCTTCGCTGCAAGCCGTTTGCTTAAATTCTCCACTGCCTCCCTGAGTCCCCCAGACCTCCAACTCACCAATCTCCTCTTCTCCCAAATCCACCACCCGGATGTCTTTTGTTACAACTTAGTCATAAAAGCCCTCTCCTTGAGTTCCTCTCCACTCAACTCACTCTCTTTATTTCGTAAACTGCTGCTCCAAGGCCTCTGTCCCAATGAGTATACCTTCTGCTTCCTGCTCGACTGTTGCTCCCATGGGATCGCTTTGTGGGAGGGCAGGCAGCTACATGCCCACCTTAACAAACATGGGCTAGCCACCGCCACCTTCTCTGGTACTTCACTCATCCACATGTATGGAGACTGTGGAGCCCTTCCGGATGCACTTCAAGCATTTGAACAAATGCAGTTGAGAAGCAATGCGTCATGGGGAGCGATGATTGATGCATGCGTCGAACATGGGAAGGTGTTTGATGGTTTGAAGTTGTTCCGGGAGATGCGGAGTTTGGGTGTTGAGCCTAGTAACGCCACGTTGGTCAGCATCGTGAGTGCCTGTGCGGAGCTAGGGGATTTGGTTAGCGGTCGAGCCGTGCATGGCCACATCGTGGTGAGTGGATTGGAGCTCAATGTCATTCTCGGGACGAGCCTTGTTGATATGTACTCCAAGAGTGCGGCGATTGAGATGGCCATGGAGGTGTTCTCGGTGATGCCGGTGAGGACTGTGGCTTCATGGAATTGCCTCATCCATGGGATGGCCATCAATGGCGATGGAGCTAGAGCCAAATGCTTGTTTGAAGAGATGCTGCTGGATGGAGATGTCCGCCCGAATGAAGTGACTTTTCTTGGCATTCTTAATGCATGCAGCCATGCAGGGCTCATAGAAGATGGCGTCGTGTATTTTTCGCTTATGAGCAAAGCCTATGGCATCAGGCCGAATATAAAGCATTATGGGTGCATGGTTGATCTTTATGGTCGAGCAGGGAGGGTGGAGGAGGCCATAGAAATTATAAGGACAATGTCCATGAAGCCCGATATCGGTATATGGGGGGCATTGCTTGGTGCATGCAGGACTCCTGGCTATAAAGAGTTGGGAGAACTATTGGCAGCACAAATTATGAAGATTGCACCTTATGATACATGTGGATATCTACTGCTCTCCGATGCATATGCATCGGATAGGCGTTGGGATGATGTAGTTGGCGTGAGGAAAGTGATGAGAGAGATGGTTATCAGGAAGATGCCGGGATTTAGCTCCATATGTAGTTGACAGAGCAAACTGTATGACTCAGTGGGTTCAGAGTCACTCTAATGAAGATCTGGTGATCTCTTGACTATTTATTGAACTTGTAGAGATATAGTTGAGGAATCCATGAACAACAAATTTCAAGTTCTGATTATTCTTGGCAAAATTTTATGCATCATTCAATAAGTTTGTAACGTTGCTCTGTTCAGGAAATACATTAAGATTAAGCCCAAATAAAGCTGAATTTATTCACGGAATTGAAACAGTCCTGTAATTTTGTAGTACTCTTTATATGGATCACTGTTTTTTTGAATATTCAGTTTCACTTCATATTTTATTCTTTGTGCCATCTGTCGCATAAAAGCCATTGTCTCATCTAAAAATCTCATCAGATCAAACTAGTGATAATATATCTTAACAATTACATcactatataataatttttagtaacACTCTTGATAAAATGCTACAATATTACgtatcttttatgatattttttaaaattattattagaagatatttataataatattttttgttgagtattattaaaattttgtcGTTATAGATTATTTTTGTTATGATGCGATAAGCATTAAAAAGAAGTACTCTTACATAATAGCTTTAGCggaaataaatttgaaaatagtGTGACACAACAAATCACTTAGATACTTATATTCGTAACAAAATCATAGCTATTCTCTCCTATAAATTAAAGAAATTACAACATgttcaaaaataataaacaaaTTTCACTTGTTATCATGTTATTAAACTTTGAGAATGTGCTTCAAACAATTATTGCATAAAGAATGTGTTTTCTCCATCACTCTTTTGATCAATAGCATCCAAACTTCCTCTATCATGAAAGAGTACGATCTCTGATTAGTGGCCTTTTTCTCCTGgtgttcataaaaatatttttgttctgAAACCACAATATCCATGGGGATGATAAGACAACATTCATTTTGCTTCTTCATCCAAACCGGGCAGCAGCCCATCTAAATTGAAGTCATATCTAATTTCTGCCATGTGCTGCATCAGTTTTCGTAATACCTCATAAactaaagagaaattttttgtatccTGCCCGCTGTATATGGAAAATCCGGCATGGAGTGCACCGTT encodes the following:
- the LOC105057384 gene encoding pentatricopeptide repeat-containing protein At5g43790; the protein is MRWPKFLGFIQKCHKILYGHGRSLELLVSLYWFLRYGHDKIQAPLPSQHISLPNPHPTPSSKSQQTHKRPPASPTRYYSSTAPILSKLEACPNLYQFSQIHAHVITSGLFHNVFAASRLLKFSTASLSPPDLQLTNLLFSQIHHPDVFCYNLVIKALSLSSSPLNSLSLFRKLLLQGLCPNEYTFCFLLDCCSHGIALWEGRQLHAHLNKHGLATATFSGTSLIHMYGDCGALPDALQAFEQMQLRSNASWGAMIDACVEHGKVFDGLKLFREMRSLGVEPSNATLVSIVSACAELGDLVSGRAVHGHIVVSGLELNVILGTSLVDMYSKSAAIEMAMEVFSVMPVRTVASWNCLIHGMAINGDGARAKCLFEEMLLDGDVRPNEVTFLGILNACSHAGLIEDGVVYFSLMSKAYGIRPNIKHYGCMVDLYGRAGRVEEAIEIIRTMSMKPDIGIWGALLGACRTPGYKELGELLAAQIMKIAPYDTCGYLLLSDAYASDRRWDDVVGVRKVMREMVIRKMPGFSSICS